The nucleotide window AGTCCAGTGTTTTCACAAGCCTTCATGAAGCGTCATTGGTCTCAAATCGTGGGCCTGCCCCTCACCTGCGAAAATCAAGTCCTCGCCGTTCTCACGGGCGTCTTTTTAGACCCGGAACAAGGGAAAGTTTTGGCCTACAGAGCGGGTTTCCAAGGCGTTTTCAGCCCTTTAGACATTCAATCGTGGCACGCAAAATCCATCGAACTCCACGACCCCGATGCGCTCACCAGCCCCGAAGAAATCTCCCGCCTCAAGGCCTTTGGACTCAGACGCAGCTTGCTCAATCACAAAAAAGTGTCCACTCAAGGCGGAAAATCCCTGGGTCGTCTTTACGATTTTTGCTTGGAAACGAGCACGTCCAGCCTAATAAGCATTGAGGTCAGCAAACGCTTTCTTTTTTGGGAGTGGGACCATCGCCTCTTCCCCTTTTCAGACATTCAAGAAATCACCGAAAAAGAAATCATTTTGAAAGTGGAGCCAGAGCAAAAAGCAAAGATCAAAACCAAGCAAACGGTCAAAGCAAACATTCGTCTGAGCCCGGTCAGTTCTTTCGAAAAGCACTAAAAAAGACCCCGCAAAGGGGTCTTTTTTGAGAGTGCGTCTAGTTGGCAATACCCGTTGTCGTGGTCGTACCTGCTGCGCCGTCGCTGGCCGCTCCGAGCAAGGTGTTGACGAAAGCAAAGGAGACAAAGATGAGGATAGTTCCAATGGCACAATACATAAGAATTTTCTTCGCTTTCCCTACATTCTCTTCGTTTCCGGCTGCCGTGACATAAAGCACTCCGGCGTAAATCACCATGAGCACCATCAAAAATCCAAGGAAGCTGAGGGCAAAATTCAAAATGGTTTTAACAATGGTTTTTAAATCACTTTCCCCCCCGGTGAGGCTGGAAACCGCAGAAGGATTGTCTTCTGGACTGATGAGTGAAGTCGCAAAAGAAGGTTCTGCGAAAAAGCTGCTGATGAACAAAGCGGCTCCGAGAAGTCCGGCAAAGATCAAAACTTCACGAAGCAAAGGTTTTTGAGCAAGAGTGGTCATGGCGTGGAATTAAATTCACCTTCATTATAGCTCAAAACGGACGGAACGTAAACCACTTCTCGTTCCAGGCGCACGCCAAACCGCTCTTCCACTGTTTTTTGAACCTGTTCGCTGAGCATTAAGACTTCTTCGCAAGTGGCTCCGCCAAGGTTCATTAAAAAGTTGGCGTGCGCCACCGAAACTTGGGCTTTGCCCATTTGCACCCCTTTGAGTCCGGCGGCTTCTATCAAGCGCCCCGCATGGTCCCCCGCAGGATTTTGAAGAAAGAACCCGTGTTGAGTCCAGGGGGCTGTTTTTGAATCCGCGTGCGAGCCACCGCCTTCATTTTTTCTTGAATGGCTTCCGCGTTGCCAGGGTGTAGACGAAAAGTAGCACTCAAAATCACTCCATTTTCTTTTTTAAAACGGGACCAACGGTAAGCATAATTCATCTCATCCACACCCAAAGTTTTCACTCCCTGGCCCGGCAAATACACCGTCGCTTCTTTGAGCACATCCTTGACTTCCACCCCAAAACAACCCGCATTCCCAAGGACAGCGCCCCCCACCGTGCCAGGCAAACCGTTCCATTCTTCCAGTCCAGTGAGCGCAGACTCCGCGGCCGCCTTCACCAAACGAGCACTCATTGCACCGGCCTCTGCCCACAGTTCTTCGCCACGCACTTTTAAAGCTTGTGCACGCATGCGAATCACCAGACCGCGAAACCCGGCATCGTCAAACAGCAGATTGCTCCCCCCGCCAAACACAAAAACCGGCATGTCCCGATCTTCCGCCCAGGCCAAAGCTTCCAAAACCTCTTCCGTGGAGGAGGCTTCTAAAAAATAATCCGCCATTCCCCCAATTTGATAGGTGGTGTAACGCGCCAGTACTTCATCTTTTTTGATTTTTTCATCCAAGCCCATGCGCCCATTTTAGCACAGTGGCAGGCATCACGCTCATGTGAAAAGTGAAAAGCGGCTAATTGTTACATTGTAACAATTAGAGTTTTTTGAGAATTTGGAATTAGAGAGCGGTCGCTCACCTATATATTGAATGAGTTCCCACGTCGATGAAGCCCACCTCGCCCTCTTCCCTTCACTGAGCGGCCAAAATCTTTACTTTCATTTCAAGCACATCCCGTAGCTCAAATTCCACATTTTCAAGGTCATAGTGACTTTGCAAATTAAGCCAAAACTCAGGACTCGTTTGGAAGTATTTGGCCAAACGCAACGCTGTATCTGGGGTTATAGCCCGTTTCCCATGGATGATTTGACTCACGCGAATGGGTGGCACATCAATGTCCATGGCTAAACGATACATAGTGAGGCCAAAAGGCTCTAAGAATTCCTCTTTGAGGATTTCACCAGGATGGATTGCATGAAGCATGGGTATAAAGTGATAGTTAGTGATAATCAACAATCTCTAGATCATAAGCATTCCCCTCTCTCCAGCGGAAACAAATTCTCCATTGATCGTTGATACGAATACTATGTTGATCGCCGCGCTCTCCTTTCAGTTTTTCCAATCGATTTCCAGGAGGCACCCGCAGGTCATTGATATCCACCGCCGCATGTATCATCACGAGTTTTCTGAGGGCAATTCTTTGGATGGATTGCGGTATTTTTTTAGATCCCATCCGCTCAAATATTTTTTCTACTTCTTTGTCCTTGAAGGATTGGATCATAAGGGTAACGAGACGCGTTAATATCGTAACGCGTTAGTGACTGCGCGTCAATACCTTGTAATGGTTCAATAGCTTTGCATCACCCCTGTGCAAAGATATGGACATGGCATACACACAAAATCCCCATCTGCCTCGGGTGCGAATGGAGGCAGCAAAGTTAGTTCTGGAAAAGGCTGGAGCACACGCGAAGTGGCCAGACACACAGGTTTTAACCAAAGCAGCATTGTGCGTCAGAAAGTCATAGAGTACAGACTCAAGTACCAGCGGTGTGCAGAAGTGATTCACTATTTTCTGGAAAGAGATGGCTACGAAGTGAGTCTTTCCAGTGTGAAGAGAACACTCAAAAGGAACGAGATGACCAAATACAGCAAGTGGAAGAAGTGGCACCAGTATGAGGAAAGACCGCGGCCTGAAAAACCAGGCATATTGGTGCAAATAGACACGATTGTGGATGGGCCTTATTATGACAGACTTTATGTATACACTATGCTGGACGTGTGCAGCAGATGGGCCTCTGCTATGCCGGTGATGAAGATTGGAACCCACGCAAGTTGGGAGTTTATTCAGCACTCACAAGAAGACATGCCCTTTGAACTTAAAATGATCCAGACAGACCATGGAAGTGAGTTTTCCAAGTGGCTCACTAAAACGCTTGTAGCTAATGAAATTCAGCACAGGCATTCAAGAGTACGAACACCCACAGACAATGCCTATGTGGAGAGATTCAACAGAACCATCCAGGAGGAATGCCTCTCCCGAGTCCCAAAGACTTTAGAGGCTTACAAAAAAGCAATCCCTGACTTCCTTCACTATTACAATTTTGAACGTCCTCACATGGGTCTTCACATGCTAACTCCTAACGAAGTGATGCAAAGCTATTGATTACAAAACATGGAGCCACGATGTTTTCAACTTATTTTATGTTTGTGTTTGGGTTTTTCCGCAGCGGGAAGCAGTCCCGCCAAACATTTGCACTAAATAGGTTTTTATATTGATCTACGGGTCGCAGACATGTACAATAAAGCTGTACATATATTCCACTCATGAATTCAACCACTACTTATACTAAGGCTCGAAAGAATTTAAAAACTGTGTTTGATGCTGTTTGTAGTGATCATGGGCCTTGCTTAGTCGAACGCCGTGAGGGCGGAAACATCGTACTTGTTTCCGAAGAGGACTTTAACTCACTTGAAGAGACAGCTTACCTTCTTTCCTCCCCTTCAAACCTTAAACATATCGCCACCTCTTTGAAGGAACTGGAAAACGGGAAGACTGTTGAATTTGATCTTCCTGCCTAATGAAAAAAGTCCAATTCACAAAATCTGCTTATACTGATTTTGAGTATTGGAAAGCCAAAGACCCTAAAGTGCATTCCAAAATCATCCATCTTCTCAAGGATATTCAGGTGAGTCCTTTTGTAGGGCTTGGAAAGCCAGAAGCTTTAAAATATTCTTTGAAGGATTGCTGGTCTCGTCGCATTAACAGGGAGCATCGACTGGTTTATAAAGTCAGCGGACAATTGATCTCCGTCATATCTTGTCATTATCACTATTGATTGGCCTGCTTTCAACTTATTTTATGTTTGTATTTTGTTTTTGTCGCAGTGGGAAGCGGTATCCATTCATTTGCATCAATCAAAAACTTACGATCTCTGTGATATACCTTGAGGGCATAGCTTTTATTCATCGCTCTTAATTTCATCCGCATCTTTCCTAGAGGATGACAATGATTGGAATCCAGCAAGCCATTGTGAACGCAACTCATCACCTTTAAAACCTCTCTTCGTCAAATTCTTCCAGCGTTCGACATGAAGAAGGAAGTGAAACCCATAGAATTGTCTTAAGCGTTGTAGGATTGTATGAAGGATCGCTTCAGTCCTTATGTGTAAAGTTCCCTTCGCATTTTCAGCTGCTAGGTTTTCTTGCTCAGTTAAGAATTGGCTTAACTGACTACCATAGGTTCCTCTAAGCTTAGACAAGGCACTAGTCAAAATGTCGAGCTGATGAGGTATCGCATTGGGTTGTAAAGCCCCTGGCACGGTATTCTCACCAGCGTATTTAGCCTTGAACCTAGGTAGCACTGCATTTGCAGAAACCACTGCGCCAATCGCTGCTTTAATTTCCTCAGGCAAGCCATCTAATGCTGCAACCTCAGGGTATCTGTTAAGAAAATCTGGATCAAAGACCAGGGGGGGTGGGGGGCTGTCATCTTCGCTCGATAGGACTCTCTTCTCAGGCAGGCTCGGTTCAACGAAAATTCTCATAGGACAGTTGTTACGCAGGACGTTAGCAGCAAATTCATTATACAATCTTTTAGTGCACACGTCAAATGGAGCCACTTGTCGGACTCGAACCGACGACCCACGGTTTACAAAACCGTTGCTCTACCAACTGAGCTAAAGTGGCACTGG belongs to Candidatus Peregrinibacteria bacterium and includes:
- a CDS encoding PRC-barrel domain-containing protein — encoded protein: MFSQAFMKRHWSQIVGLPLTCENQVLAVLTGVFLDPEQGKVLAYRAGFQGVFSPLDIQSWHAKSIELHDPDALTSPEEISRLKAFGLRRSLLNHKKVSTQGGKSLGRLYDFCLETSTSSLISIEVSKRFLFWEWDHRLFPFSDIQEITEKEIILKVEPEQKAKIKTKQTVKANIRLSPVSSFEKH
- the murB gene encoding UDP-N-acetylmuramate dehydrogenase; the protein is MGLDEKIKKDEVLARYTTYQIGGMADYFLEASSTEEVLEALAWAEDRDMPVFVFGGGSNLLFDDAGFRGLVIRMRAQALKVRGEELWAEAGAMSARLVKAAAESALTGLEEWNGLPGTVGGAVLGNAGCFGVEVKDVLKEATVYLPGQGVKTLGVDEMNYAYRWSRFKKENGVILSATFRLHPGNAEAIQEKMKAVARTRIQKQPPGLNTGSFFKILRGTMRGA
- a CDS encoding transposase family protein, producing the protein MQRYGHGIHTKSPSASGANGGSKVSSGKGWSTREVARHTGFNQSSIVRQKVIEYRLKYQRCAEVIHYFLERDGYEVSLSSVKRTLKRNEMTKYSKWKKWHQYEERPRPEKPGILVQIDTIVDGPYYDRLYVYTMLDVCSRWASAMPVMKIGTHASWEFIQHSQEDMPFELKMIQTDHGSEFSKWLTKTLVANEIQHRHSRVRTPTDNAYVERFNRTIQEECLSRVPKTLEAYKKAIPDFLHYYNFERPHMGLHMLTPNEVMQSY
- a CDS encoding HigA family addiction module antidote protein — translated: MLHAIHPGEILKEEFLEPFGLTMYRLAMDIDVPPIRVSQIIHGKRAITPDTALRLAKYFQTSPEFWLNLQSHYDLENVEFELRDVLEMKVKILAAQ
- a CDS encoding Txe/YoeB family addiction module toxin; the protein is MKKVQFTKSAYTDFEYWKAKDPKVHSKIIHLLKDIQVSPFVGLGKPEALKYSLKDCWSRRINREHRLVYKVSGQLISVISCHYHY
- a CDS encoding type II toxin-antitoxin system RelE/ParE family toxin; this translates as MIQSFKDKEVEKIFERMGSKKIPQSIQRIALRKLVMIHAAVDINDLRVPPGNRLEKLKGERGDQHSIRINDQWRICFRWREGNAYDLEIVDYH
- a CDS encoding type II toxin-antitoxin system prevent-host-death family antitoxin, which translates into the protein MNSTTTYTKARKNLKTVFDAVCSDHGPCLVERREGGNIVLVSEEDFNSLEETAYLLSSPSNLKHIATSLKELENGKTVEFDLPA